In a single window of the Acyrthosiphon pisum isolate AL4f chromosome X, pea_aphid_22Mar2018_4r6ur, whole genome shotgun sequence genome:
- the LOC100575184 gene encoding serine/arginine repetitive matrix protein 1-like isoform X2, protein MGSHIYPFQQNNLWEQLKQAILISKKQSDVYLSSVKDHKPASNEMIMAVKKSNEKTHVALETFLNSFIAQKYDDGHNKQSNIEIRHGQPQVLAPGIPRYRPRSRSLERMPSSEGELRSETKNQYPFKAEFRQESGNLNISQSNTHIPTQTKNIYWSSSDSPQDQHEFGTRSMYSSMTRNQPQSRNLNMSLSNYRIHKKPERRNRSRSRSYNEHKFDSRSTYSSRNRQRSPSRNRKKSKSLDRRDNVTVHQSLSKRKHDRSSRNSRNNKFKYEKKNKGKTFKSTQEPQISVVNSGTTVTSPSQVAPQVQPPFYSHNVTPMYYAQPTQMPPRLMPVPYYNMPPRPRLPYPSTYPRMLYRPQWQPAACNYGTQ, encoded by the exons ATGGGATCTCATATTTACCCGTTCCAACAGAATAATCTGTGGGAACAATTGAAACAAGCCATCTTAATTTCCAAAAAACAGTCTGACGTGTACCTTTCTTCCGTCAAGGACCACAAACCCGCTTCCAATGAAATGATTATGGCCGTTAAGAAATcaa aCGAAAAGACCCATGTCGCTCTAGAGACATTTCTAAATTCTTTCATTGCACAAAAATATGATGATGGTCATAATAAGcaatcaaatattgaaatacgtCATGGCCAGCCACAAGTATTAGCTCCAG GAATACCACGATATCGGCCAAGATCTCGTTCCCTAGAACGCATGCCATCATCTGAAGGCGAGCTACGATCGGAAACTAAAAACCAGTATCCGTTTAAAGCAGAATTTCGGCAGGAATCTGGAAATTTAAACATATCTCAGTCTAATACTCATATTCCAacacaaactaaaaatatttactggtCGTCCTCTGATTCCCCTCAAGATCAACATGAATTTGGAACTAGAAGTATGTATTCATCTATGACAAGAAATCAGCCACAATccagaaatttaaatatgtctCTGTCAAATTATCGTATTCATAAAAAACCTGAGAGAAGAAATAGATCGCGTTCTAGATCATACAATGAACACAAATTTGATTCTAGAAGTACGTATTCATCTAGAAACAGACAACGGTCACCGTCTAGAAATAGAAAAAAGTCTAAATCATTGGATCGGAGAGATAATGTAACTGTACATCAGTCTTTATCTAAACGAAAACATGATCGTTCATCTAGAAATTcgagaaataataaatttaaatacgaaaaaaaaaataaagggaaAACATTTAAATCTACACag gAACCGCAAATATCGGTGGTTAATTCTGGTACAACAGTCACATCACCTTCACAAGTTGCACCTCAAGTACAACCCCCATTTTACTCACACAATGTTACACCAATGTACTACGCTCAACCAACACAAATGCCACCGCGTTTAATGCCAgtcccatattataatatgccaccGCGACCTCGTTTACCATATCCGTCAACAT ATCCAAGAATGTTATATAGACCACAGTGGCAGCCTGCAGCTTGTAATTATGGTACACAATGA
- the LOC100575184 gene encoding serine/arginine repetitive matrix protein 1-like isoform X1, whose product MGSHIYPFQQNNLWEQLKQAILISKKQSDVYLSSVKDHKPASNEMIMAVKKSNEKTHVALETFLNSFIAQKYDDGHNKQSNIEIRHGQPQVLAPGIPRYRPRSRSLERMPSSEGELRSETKNQYPFKAEFRQESGNLNISQSNTHIPTQTKNIYWSSSDSPQDQHEFGTRSMYSSMTRNQPQSRNLNMSLSNYRIHKKPERRNRSRSRSYNEHKFDSRSTYSSRNRQRSPSRNRKKSKSLDRRDNVTVHQSLSKRKHDRSSRNSRNNKFKYEKKNKGKTFKSTQPTSSSDTSSELGEEPQISVVNSGTTVTSPSQVAPQVQPPFYSHNVTPMYYAQPTQMPPRLMPVPYYNMPPRPRLPYPSTYPRMLYRPQWQPAACNYGTQ is encoded by the exons ATGGGATCTCATATTTACCCGTTCCAACAGAATAATCTGTGGGAACAATTGAAACAAGCCATCTTAATTTCCAAAAAACAGTCTGACGTGTACCTTTCTTCCGTCAAGGACCACAAACCCGCTTCCAATGAAATGATTATGGCCGTTAAGAAATcaa aCGAAAAGACCCATGTCGCTCTAGAGACATTTCTAAATTCTTTCATTGCACAAAAATATGATGATGGTCATAATAAGcaatcaaatattgaaatacgtCATGGCCAGCCACAAGTATTAGCTCCAG GAATACCACGATATCGGCCAAGATCTCGTTCCCTAGAACGCATGCCATCATCTGAAGGCGAGCTACGATCGGAAACTAAAAACCAGTATCCGTTTAAAGCAGAATTTCGGCAGGAATCTGGAAATTTAAACATATCTCAGTCTAATACTCATATTCCAacacaaactaaaaatatttactggtCGTCCTCTGATTCCCCTCAAGATCAACATGAATTTGGAACTAGAAGTATGTATTCATCTATGACAAGAAATCAGCCACAATccagaaatttaaatatgtctCTGTCAAATTATCGTATTCATAAAAAACCTGAGAGAAGAAATAGATCGCGTTCTAGATCATACAATGAACACAAATTTGATTCTAGAAGTACGTATTCATCTAGAAACAGACAACGGTCACCGTCTAGAAATAGAAAAAAGTCTAAATCATTGGATCGGAGAGATAATGTAACTGTACATCAGTCTTTATCTAAACGAAAACATGATCGTTCATCTAGAAATTcgagaaataataaatttaaatacgaaaaaaaaaataaagggaaAACATTTAAATCTACACag CCTACATCTTCGTCAGACACGTCTTCAGAGCTTGGAGAG gAACCGCAAATATCGGTGGTTAATTCTGGTACAACAGTCACATCACCTTCACAAGTTGCACCTCAAGTACAACCCCCATTTTACTCACACAATGTTACACCAATGTACTACGCTCAACCAACACAAATGCCACCGCGTTTAATGCCAgtcccatattataatatgccaccGCGACCTCGTTTACCATATCCGTCAACAT ATCCAAGAATGTTATATAGACCACAGTGGCAGCCTGCAGCTTGTAATTATGGTACACAATGA